In one window of Anaerobacillus alkaliphilus DNA:
- the ppc gene encoding phosphoenolpyruvate carboxylase translates to MIHVTADNNSLLRNDVKKLGNILGEILVHHGGMPLLEKVEAIREKTKNLRENYNEELYKNLKEEIISLKPPVRQQVIRAFSIYFHLVNIAEQNHRIRRQRQYQLDGTGNLQPVSIESAVASLKASNFSEEHIQDVLNDLSLELIITAHPTEATKRTVLETQKRISNLLQQLDHPQLSNRARTDVEESLFNEVTALWQTDELRDRKPTVLDEVKNGLYYFDQTLFEVLPGVHQELEKQLQGYFPAHTWKVPNFLHFGSWIGGDRDGNPNVTPEVTWETLQLQRKLVLTKYIDAITDLMKRFSQSTSRVSISDELIRSVEEDELLYLEQGEAWTIEGEIYRRKFAVILKRLRNVGQSEQGYKSPEEFSNDLRSIQASAEFHLPANNKLKTIRKLIRQVELFGFHLSTLDIRNHSGEHETAIAEILKAIKITENYGNLSEDEKVSILEQILNEPRPLLLSIEDYSTETQTVLNVFKMIKKAHQEFGRRSIEVYLVSMTQSSSDLLEVLVLAKEAGIYRLHADGKVESHLTVAPLLETVDDLIAGPGIMKKLFEMDVYRNHIRERGDHQEIMLGYSDGSKDGGTLTANWELFKAQKEIHNMAKNFNIRLKFFHGRGGSLGRGGGPLNRSILSQPAETLGDGVKITEQGEVLSSRYLLEDIAYRNLEQAASALLEASANASKNMLQGYLREKSWEAAMEDISKQSLQKYHSLVFKDPDFLTYFKEATPLRELGALNIGSRPMSRKGSERFEDLRAIPWVFAWTQSRQMIPAWYAAGSGLHSFASKSPENLQLLKDMYERWPFFQSTINNLQMALLKADLQTAREYINLVEDQTIAHRIFQDISDEYNLTREVLLQITGNQELLDHSPNIQESVKRRNPYVDPLNFLQVNLIQSMRESEEKSEELLTEVLLTISGVAAGLVNTG, encoded by the coding sequence ATGATTCATGTAACAGCCGATAACAACTCACTCTTGCGTAACGACGTGAAAAAGTTAGGAAACATTCTTGGGGAAATACTCGTTCATCACGGTGGCATGCCCCTATTAGAGAAAGTCGAAGCGATACGTGAAAAAACGAAGAATTTACGTGAAAATTACAATGAAGAATTGTATAAAAACCTAAAGGAAGAAATTATTAGTTTAAAACCACCTGTCCGTCAACAGGTAATTCGAGCTTTCTCTATTTATTTTCATTTGGTAAATATAGCGGAACAAAATCATCGAATTCGCAGACAACGCCAATACCAATTAGATGGAACGGGAAATTTGCAGCCAGTTTCAATCGAGAGTGCAGTCGCTTCGCTAAAAGCTAGTAATTTCTCAGAGGAGCATATTCAAGATGTTTTAAACGACTTATCACTTGAATTAATCATTACTGCTCACCCAACTGAAGCAACCAAGCGTACGGTACTTGAAACACAAAAACGAATTTCAAACTTACTCCAACAATTAGATCATCCACAATTAAGCAATAGAGCACGAACAGATGTAGAAGAAAGCTTATTTAATGAAGTTACCGCTCTTTGGCAAACAGATGAGTTAAGAGATCGAAAACCAACCGTCTTAGACGAGGTAAAAAATGGTCTTTATTACTTTGACCAAACTCTATTTGAGGTTTTACCTGGTGTTCATCAAGAATTAGAAAAGCAATTGCAAGGGTATTTCCCTGCCCATACGTGGAAGGTTCCAAATTTCCTCCACTTTGGTTCTTGGATTGGTGGAGATCGAGATGGGAATCCAAATGTCACGCCTGAGGTTACATGGGAAACATTACAGCTACAGCGAAAGTTAGTGTTGACGAAATATATAGATGCAATCACCGATTTAATGAAACGCTTTAGCCAGTCAACCTCACGTGTTTCGATTAGTGACGAACTCATTCGATCTGTTGAAGAAGATGAATTGCTATACCTAGAACAAGGCGAGGCGTGGACAATTGAAGGTGAGATTTATCGTCGTAAATTTGCGGTCATCCTCAAACGGCTACGTAACGTTGGTCAATCTGAACAAGGGTACAAATCACCTGAAGAGTTTTCGAATGATCTTCGTAGTATCCAAGCAAGTGCTGAGTTTCACTTACCAGCAAACAACAAGTTAAAAACGATTCGTAAATTAATCCGGCAAGTAGAGTTGTTTGGTTTTCACCTTTCAACACTGGATATTCGAAATCATAGTGGGGAACATGAAACAGCGATTGCTGAAATTCTAAAAGCAATAAAAATTACGGAAAACTATGGAAATCTTTCAGAAGATGAAAAGGTCTCGATTCTCGAGCAAATACTGAACGAGCCAAGACCACTTTTATTATCTATAGAAGATTATTCAACAGAAACACAAACCGTTTTAAACGTTTTTAAAATGATTAAAAAAGCTCATCAAGAATTTGGGCGTCGTTCGATAGAAGTTTACTTGGTTAGTATGACGCAATCATCTAGTGACTTACTTGAAGTCCTAGTACTAGCAAAAGAAGCAGGAATTTATCGCTTACATGCTGATGGAAAGGTAGAAAGTCATTTAACTGTTGCACCTTTATTAGAAACAGTTGACGATTTAATTGCTGGTCCTGGCATTATGAAAAAATTGTTTGAGATGGATGTTTATCGTAATCACATTCGTGAGAGAGGCGATCATCAGGAAATTATGTTGGGGTACTCAGACGGAAGTAAAGATGGTGGGACATTAACTGCGAACTGGGAGTTATTTAAAGCACAAAAAGAAATTCACAATATGGCGAAGAACTTCAATATTCGCTTAAAATTTTTCCATGGACGCGGGGGCTCATTAGGACGCGGGGGCGGTCCATTAAACCGTAGTATTCTATCACAACCTGCTGAAACCTTAGGAGATGGCGTGAAAATTACCGAGCAAGGGGAAGTATTATCTTCTCGTTATTTACTTGAAGATATTGCGTATCGAAACTTAGAACAGGCAGCTTCAGCACTACTCGAAGCTTCCGCTAATGCTTCGAAAAACATGTTGCAAGGCTATTTACGTGAAAAATCTTGGGAAGCAGCAATGGAAGATATTTCGAAACAATCATTGCAAAAATACCATTCGCTTGTATTTAAGGACCCAGACTTCCTAACGTATTTTAAAGAAGCAACACCTTTACGTGAATTAGGAGCATTAAATATTGGTTCAAGACCGATGAGTCGTAAAGGTAGTGAACGGTTTGAGGACTTACGGGCCATTCCTTGGGTGTTTGCATGGACTCAGTCTAGACAAATGATCCCAGCGTGGTATGCAGCCGGATCGGGCTTACATTCATTTGCTTCAAAAAGTCCAGAAAATCTTCAGTTACTGAAAGATATGTATGAAAGATGGCCATTCTTCCAATCAACAATCAATAACCTGCAAATGGCACTATTAAAAGCTGATTTGCAGACAGCTAGAGAGTACATCAATTTAGTGGAAGATCAAACGATTGCTCATCGTATTTTTCAAGATATCTCAGATGAATACAACCTAACAAGAGAAGTTCTCCTACAGATCACGGGTAACCAGGAGCTCTTAGATCATTCACCAAATATTCAAGAATCAGTGAAGCGACGTAATCCTTATGTTGATCCATTGAACTTCTTGCAAGTCAATTTAATTCAAAGCATGCGTGAGTCAGAAGAAAAATCAGAAGAATTATTAACCGAGGTGCTTTTAACCATCAGCGGTGTAGCTGCGGGGTTAGTAAACACAGGCTGA
- a CDS encoding DUF3889 domain-containing protein has translation MINKRRILIFLVTMLFLILQTTTGFAQQQPEYAKWGKIAVEQTTKQFPKYEMVDYKYEGKVVISDERQQYNFKMTLELNGERKEVRTYVLVNPKQDQLIDVYFDED, from the coding sequence ATGATAAACAAACGTCGAATACTGATCTTTCTAGTAACTATGTTGTTTTTAATTTTACAAACCACTACTGGCTTTGCTCAACAACAACCAGAGTATGCGAAATGGGGAAAAATCGCAGTAGAACAAACAACAAAGCAATTCCCGAAATACGAAATGGTTGACTATAAGTACGAAGGGAAAGTCGTCATCTCAGATGAACGCCAACAGTATAACTTTAAGATGACCTTAGAATTAAATGGTGAAAGAAAAGAAGTAAGAACGTATGTCCTAGTTAATCCTAAACAGGATCAACTAATTGATGTATATTTTGATGAAGATTAA
- the ric gene encoding iron-sulfur cluster repair di-iron protein — translation MNAMFTNTTKTGDVVTKFPGASKIFKQYKIDFCCGGDRPIGEVLREKNLNEVEILNTINELYEANNQTNEVNWEEAPLTDLVNHIVNKYHVYTSEVLAELNAFVTKVYRVHGDSHPHLRDVYQAFNSLKTEMDQHMIDEERDVFPHIVAFEETASEEELAKAKEEITKLEQEHEAAGDLLKTLRAVTNDYQLPPGACNTYRLTYLKLEELETMTHEHIHLENNILFSRLLKA, via the coding sequence ATGAACGCAATGTTTACAAATACAACAAAAACTGGTGATGTCGTTACTAAGTTTCCTGGAGCAAGCAAAATTTTTAAGCAATATAAAATTGATTTTTGTTGCGGTGGAGATCGCCCAATCGGTGAGGTGCTTCGCGAAAAAAACTTAAACGAAGTAGAAATCTTAAATACAATTAATGAGTTATATGAGGCGAACAACCAAACAAATGAAGTGAATTGGGAAGAAGCTCCGCTAACAGATTTAGTTAACCATATCGTCAACAAGTATCATGTGTATACATCAGAGGTTTTAGCGGAATTAAATGCTTTTGTTACAAAAGTGTACCGTGTTCACGGTGACTCTCACCCGCATTTACGAGATGTTTATCAAGCATTCAACAGTTTAAAAACTGAAATGGACCAACACATGATTGATGAAGAACGTGATGTGTTCCCGCATATCGTTGCTTTCGAAGAAACAGCTTCAGAAGAGGAACTTGCTAAAGCAAAAGAAGAAATTACGAAATTAGAACAGGAGCACGAGGCTGCTGGTGACCTTCTTAAAACATTACGAGCAGTTACCAATGACTATCAATTACCTCCTGGTGCTTGCAACACGTACCGCTTAACGTATTTAAAACTTGAAGAATTAGAGACAATGACTCATGAGCACATTCATTTAGAAAATAATATTCTGTTCTCTCGTTTATTAAAAGCCTAA
- a CDS encoding glycosyltransferase yields MNSTKKEGDYLISVITCTMRNTNMQNVFENYLSQMYKEKELIIVLNQDDMNIWEWKRKANKFPNVSVYQLPNWITLGECMNFAVKKAKFDYIAKFDDDDYYAPYYLTEAMEVFVKTDADIVGKRTVFVYMENTQSLMLRAKPHMENVRDATLVFKKKAWQVVPFRHLNKKSFWKFQNKARKKGFKFGITSRYNYTYIRRSPNEHTFNINDEDFLKKCTFLKKTQDYKKHVRNDPGPEES; encoded by the coding sequence GTGAATTCTACTAAGAAAGAAGGTGATTACTTGATTTCTGTTATAACTTGTACAATGAGAAATACCAATATGCAGAATGTATTTGAAAACTATTTAAGCCAAATGTATAAGGAGAAAGAGCTTATCATTGTGTTAAATCAAGATGATATGAATATCTGGGAGTGGAAAAGGAAAGCCAATAAATTCCCAAACGTAAGCGTCTATCAATTGCCTAATTGGATAACTTTGGGGGAATGTATGAATTTTGCTGTAAAAAAAGCAAAGTTTGACTATATTGCAAAGTTTGACGATGACGATTATTATGCCCCGTATTATTTAACCGAGGCTATGGAAGTGTTTGTGAAAACGGATGCTGATATTGTAGGGAAACGGACAGTGTTTGTCTATATGGAAAATACTCAATCACTCATGCTACGTGCAAAACCACATATGGAAAATGTTAGAGATGCAACCTTGGTATTTAAGAAGAAAGCCTGGCAAGTCGTCCCTTTTAGACATCTAAATAAGAAGTCTTTCTGGAAATTTCAAAATAAAGCACGTAAGAAGGGATTTAAGTTCGGTATTACTAGTAGATACAATTACACGTATATAAGACGATCTCCAAACGAGCATACGTTTAATATTAATGATGAGGATTTCTTAAAAAAATGTACCTTTCTAAAAAAAACTCAGGATTACAAAAAGCATGTTAGAAACGACCCAGGACCCGAGGAATCTTAA
- a CDS encoding protein kinase domain-containing protein, whose translation MSGYTWDKYEIKKLIGSGKKGEVYQAFDPDMKKIVAIKRMPSIKRAKREAFIMKEICSHKYLPKFYHFFIEESHGHIVMEWIDGATLRQRTPTNEQEALTITLKILEALNHIHKIGFIHSDLNRGNVMLIKNNPEMLRLIDFECSQLMADNKDHLQTNSKKKKTTFKITDSSTDERDDLLRVASLCVFLLIGKNRVTYHTLEEIDLKNNELKSVLSRAMDPNKEKRYRTAIELMEALQPFLT comes from the coding sequence ATGTCCGGTTACACTTGGGACAAATACGAGATTAAGAAATTAATTGGGAGCGGAAAAAAAGGTGAGGTCTATCAAGCTTTCGATCCAGATATGAAGAAGATTGTCGCCATTAAAAGGATGCCAAGCATAAAAAGAGCGAAAAGAGAAGCTTTTATTATGAAAGAGATTTGCTCGCATAAATACCTTCCAAAGTTTTATCACTTCTTTATTGAAGAAAGTCATGGACATATTGTCATGGAATGGATAGATGGTGCAACATTAAGACAAAGAACACCAACCAATGAACAAGAGGCACTAACTATCACGTTGAAGATATTAGAAGCCCTTAACCACATTCATAAGATAGGCTTTATCCATTCTGACCTTAATCGTGGGAACGTTATGCTGATTAAAAACAACCCAGAAATGCTCAGATTAATAGATTTTGAGTGCTCTCAACTAATGGCTGACAATAAAGATCATCTGCAAACCAATTCAAAAAAGAAGAAAACCACATTTAAGATTACCGATTCAAGTACGGATGAAAGAGATGACTTACTTCGTGTTGCTTCATTATGCGTCTTTTTATTAATAGGGAAAAATCGTGTTACCTATCATACGTTAGAAGAAATCGATCTTAAAAATAACGAACTTAAATCAGTGCTATCTAGAGCGATGGACCCTAACAAAGAAAAACGATATCGTACCGCGATAGAGTTGATGGAAGCACTCCAACCATTTCTTACGTGA
- a CDS encoding HipA family kinase — MVLKAVEHINEVGEGFTNPQIIKCEDGQLYVVKFLHPHIRKKSLPNELIAYGLGQYIALPMPRCSLIYVSEELIQSSPLKALNVSPGIHFASHFQERTKKVSDKYLLRCANRNKIADMLVFDIWVDNRDRKKNNLLIAKDERKLNLLCIDHDYIMGGKNWTLEDLRKYDEDFYKIKWGRSQNMLIKHVADPNHLITSANKLKSLNASQIKTIVDVIPEEWNVSSEERHALVSILNKRKEGLLDVITKIIKQHY; from the coding sequence ATGGTTTTAAAAGCTGTTGAACATATAAACGAGGTTGGAGAAGGATTTACAAACCCACAAATAATAAAATGTGAGGACGGACAATTGTATGTCGTGAAATTTCTCCATCCTCATATCAGAAAAAAATCATTACCCAACGAACTCATTGCTTATGGTTTAGGACAATACATTGCTCTCCCAATGCCTAGATGTTCTCTCATTTATGTATCAGAGGAACTCATTCAGTCTTCACCCTTAAAAGCTCTAAACGTATCTCCCGGAATTCATTTCGCCAGTCACTTTCAAGAACGGACAAAGAAGGTAAGTGATAAATATCTACTAAGGTGTGCAAATCGGAATAAAATAGCTGATATGCTTGTCTTTGATATTTGGGTTGATAATAGAGATCGCAAAAAAAATAATTTATTGATTGCGAAAGATGAAAGAAAGTTAAACCTACTTTGTATCGACCATGATTATATTATGGGCGGGAAAAATTGGACATTAGAGGACCTTAGAAAATATGATGAGGACTTTTATAAAATTAAGTGGGGGAGAAGTCAGAACATGCTTATCAAACATGTAGCAGATCCTAATCACCTAATTACCTCAGCTAACAAGCTGAAATCACTAAATGCCTCTCAAATAAAGACTATAGTGGACGTAATTCCTGAAGAGTGGAATGTGTCATCTGAAGAGAGACATGCGCTAGTTTCAATTCTAAACAAAAGAAAAGAAGGATTACTCGATGTAATTACCAAGATCATTAAACAACATTATTGA
- a CDS encoding sensor domain-containing diguanylate cyclase, protein MTTWILLSIVCILLVSHLVYWYKRKISPTEKRIFKLIEGAKDIVYVYEIKPVTKYRYISPSLDKYLGKGTVETNYRDFNDSFNRSHPDDYDTLVKKVQGQINYDEPLIIRWRDNDGNYHWFEEYATAIYNKKNEIVAIEGVMRCIDEKIKLQQELEYNSNHDALTNLYNRGYFEKLLETYDENEDTSIAIIVCDLDELKYINDQFGHKQGDSLIVNTAKLLSEYSSENVFISRIGGDEFSFVIVNHRIEEIELLLEKLYRWIAQHNEQNISKIQISIGHSYTESSIGNTERIFIEADRNMYTQKSNKKLLV, encoded by the coding sequence TTGACCACTTGGATATTGCTTAGTATTGTTTGTATTCTATTAGTCTCACATCTTGTCTACTGGTATAAGAGGAAGATATCTCCCACCGAGAAGAGAATTTTTAAACTTATTGAGGGGGCAAAGGATATTGTTTATGTTTACGAGATAAAACCAGTAACGAAGTACCGTTATATAAGTCCTTCTTTAGATAAGTATTTAGGGAAAGGCACCGTCGAGACTAATTATCGTGACTTTAACGATAGTTTTAACAGAAGCCACCCAGATGACTATGACACCTTGGTGAAGAAGGTCCAGGGGCAAATTAATTACGATGAGCCTTTAATTATTCGTTGGCGAGACAATGATGGGAACTATCATTGGTTTGAAGAGTACGCAACTGCCATTTATAATAAAAAAAATGAAATAGTTGCAATTGAAGGTGTTATGCGTTGTATCGACGAAAAAATTAAGCTCCAACAAGAGTTGGAATATAATAGCAATCATGATGCTTTAACCAATCTTTATAATAGGGGATACTTTGAAAAACTATTGGAGACTTACGATGAAAACGAAGATACATCTATTGCTATTATTGTGTGTGACTTAGACGAATTAAAATATATTAATGATCAATTCGGTCATAAACAAGGTGACAGTTTAATTGTAAATACTGCAAAGCTACTAAGTGAGTATTCTAGTGAAAATGTGTTTATCTCGAGAATTGGTGGAGATGAGTTTTCATTCGTGATAGTTAATCATCGTATTGAGGAGATTGAGTTACTATTGGAAAAACTCTATCGCTGGATTGCACAACATAATGAGCAAAATATTAGTAAAATTCAAATCTCTATAGGTCACTCTTATACTGAAAGTTCTATAGGGAACACCGAGCGTATTTTCATAGAAGCTGATCGTAACATGTATACACAAAAATCAAATAAAAAGTTACTAGTATAA
- a CDS encoding histidine phosphatase family protein, with amino-acid sequence MIYVIRHGQTNLNKDGRLQGRLGLPLNEVGIAQALTLKERLVDITFDHVYSSPQERAIQTAEIATGRKAIVDRRLDVFDLGEADRLRKEEVKFAGPIPDSRVYQGVEEIGSFVKRVFGFMQELQEANGTTDVNILLAGHRCTTGCIGAYFEGIPEDRNILKYSSDNGDYNIYRFGSLNLSS; translated from the coding sequence ATGATTTATGTGATTAGACACGGTCAAACCAATCTAAACAAAGATGGTAGATTACAGGGAAGATTAGGACTACCTTTAAATGAAGTTGGTATTGCACAAGCTTTAACATTAAAAGAAAGATTAGTAGACATTACATTTGATCATGTGTACTCGTCACCACAAGAAAGAGCCATTCAAACAGCAGAAATCGCCACTGGCAGAAAGGCAATTGTTGACCGAAGGCTTGATGTATTCGATTTAGGGGAAGCAGATAGACTGCGGAAAGAAGAAGTGAAGTTTGCTGGTCCAATACCAGACAGTAGAGTTTATCAAGGTGTTGAAGAAATTGGAAGTTTTGTAAAGCGAGTGTTTGGCTTTATGCAAGAACTTCAAGAGGCCAACGGAACTACTGATGTAAATATCTTATTAGCTGGGCATAGATGTACAACAGGTTGCATTGGCGCATATTTTGAAGGAATACCCGAGGATCGCAACATTCTAAAGTATTCTTCGGACAATGGAGACTACAATATCTATCGTTTTGGCAGTCTAAATCTATCATCTTAA
- a CDS encoding MotA/TolQ/ExbB proton channel family protein has protein sequence MVETILRLFVNEQQAQSILSNSLIELIFFVLFVTFAVAVFVHFALFSRLRRIQSFLTSSSSLDISPLNRFQAEFEHKRKQESVETFVQKKFSSWRMFQVPVISLIKLIQMTVSVFILVGVLGTFIGLSMSLGSIEGTGDQLVENVGLVLAGLDVAFYTSIVGMGFSLIMTILTKVANTEYLLTDIMLKVESYLEDHDQDDMGRLIEVSESINSSIVQLKETNQESLQNIEQAFHGFQEYTVGLQQSARDLALFNEGLSKNLQEFSVLFDGIKEVTAGFDSGVKKLNKNFDQLFTYFHSMDKRNERMASAFTETYTKVKELSTSQTETLQHFQESVEDWKNYISTISDRQEAIHGIFERMTAQSDHLVKMMKENNQQFKTIFGSDVSSKLAGIHTSLRDLKGDFDKLGSSIVRLPEALNTIHIAQTEYKNLLKDRLEDLKQFNHDFNNHLKTHSNESQAFEKHLNDAARSYEQIGMKNSQLLNEINRTVQQIIDSFTHRENQLESSVGVLKDTLSRYVASLDGTLGDKLDKVGRNLGEYVIDMNDSIKKEFKQIGQITEENQVRSARAVQQAINDLNQEFQVLNRQLQSFSQEAIRQPHRIRVGTND, from the coding sequence GTGGTCGAAACGATACTTAGGTTGTTCGTAAATGAGCAACAGGCACAGTCGATACTTTCTAATTCATTGATTGAGTTAATTTTCTTCGTTTTGTTTGTCACATTTGCGGTAGCTGTTTTTGTTCATTTTGCTTTGTTTAGTAGATTAAGACGGATACAAAGTTTCTTAACGTCGTCTAGCTCTTTGGATATTAGTCCATTAAATAGGTTTCAAGCAGAGTTTGAGCATAAGAGAAAACAAGAATCAGTAGAAACATTTGTTCAAAAGAAGTTTTCGAGCTGGCGAATGTTTCAGGTACCGGTGATTAGTCTAATAAAACTTATTCAGATGACGGTGTCAGTTTTTATCTTAGTTGGTGTATTAGGTACATTCATCGGACTTTCGATGTCACTTGGGAGTATTGAGGGAACTGGTGACCAACTCGTAGAAAATGTCGGTTTGGTCCTTGCAGGTCTTGATGTAGCGTTCTATACGAGTATTGTCGGGATGGGTTTTTCACTTATTATGACCATCCTGACAAAAGTAGCCAATACCGAGTATCTACTAACAGATATTATGTTAAAAGTAGAATCATATCTCGAAGATCATGATCAAGATGACATGGGACGTTTAATTGAAGTCTCCGAATCGATCAATTCATCTATTGTACAACTAAAGGAAACCAATCAAGAATCACTTCAAAATATCGAACAGGCTTTTCACGGTTTCCAAGAGTATACCGTTGGCCTGCAACAATCTGCTAGAGACTTGGCATTATTTAATGAAGGTCTCTCAAAAAATTTACAGGAGTTTTCTGTACTTTTTGACGGAATAAAAGAGGTCACAGCTGGCTTTGACAGCGGTGTGAAAAAATTAAATAAAAACTTTGACCAGTTATTTACCTATTTCCACTCGATGGATAAACGGAACGAACGCATGGCCAGTGCGTTTACGGAAACCTATACTAAAGTAAAAGAACTATCTACGTCACAAACTGAAACTCTTCAACATTTTCAAGAGTCAGTGGAGGATTGGAAAAACTATATTTCTACGATTTCTGACAGACAAGAAGCGATACATGGAATATTTGAGAGAATGACAGCTCAAAGTGATCATCTTGTAAAAATGATGAAAGAAAACAATCAACAGTTTAAAACGATATTTGGTAGTGATGTCAGTTCAAAACTAGCAGGTATTCATACGTCCCTACGAGATTTAAAAGGAGATTTTGACAAATTAGGATCATCCATTGTTCGTCTTCCAGAGGCTCTTAATACAATTCATATTGCGCAAACAGAGTATAAAAACCTCCTAAAGGACCGATTAGAAGACTTAAAGCAATTTAATCATGATTTTAATAATCATTTAAAAACTCATTCAAATGAGTCGCAAGCATTTGAAAAACATTTGAATGACGCTGCGAGATCCTATGAGCAAATCGGCATGAAAAATAGTCAGCTACTAAATGAAATCAATCGTACGGTACAACAAATTATTGACTCTTTTACTCATAGAGAAAACCAACTAGAGTCAAGTGTCGGTGTATTAAAAGACACTCTATCTAGATATGTGGCAAGTCTTGATGGTACACTCGGTGATAAATTAGACAAAGTCGGACGCAATCTTGGTGAGTATGTCATTGACATGAATGACTCAATTAAAAAAGAATTTAAGCAAATTGGTCAGATAACTGAAGAAAATCAAGTAAGAAGCGCAAGAGCAGTTCAACAAGCCATTAATGACTTAAATCAAGAGTTTCAAGTTCTCAATCGCCAGCTTCAGTCGTTTTCACAAGAAGCGATACGACAACCTCATCGAATAAGGGTTGGTACCAATGATTAA
- a CDS encoding ParA family protein: MTKAKKIFVGNYKGGVGKTTSIYQIALHMVGHGKRVLLIDLDPQCSLSEICLARREMRLDQLEDHESLNYVYDMWEQYKQFQRLPFSIDSGPLVKETPENVHFIPSNTFYSNGGLDDLSLRMNDDFESLLPLQQLFHFSRIDESYDYILFDCPPSNNMITQGAFLLSDYYIIPTIFQTLSTRGVVHYIKTVEKIFEQKCGTSEYRLLARSLFGEKPRLLGIFETLKKHSVENRPLINDLVSDLKKSEIKTLLFTETKETYIFDTIIFHYEGIARATALGEKRNDYKTLTDEILDCIELNV, from the coding sequence ATGACAAAAGCGAAGAAGATCTTTGTTGGTAACTATAAGGGCGGGGTTGGGAAGACAACAAGTATATATCAAATTGCATTACATATGGTAGGACATGGGAAACGAGTGCTACTCATCGATTTAGATCCCCAATGTAGTTTAAGTGAAATCTGTTTAGCAAGAAGGGAAATGAGGTTGGACCAGTTAGAAGACCATGAGAGTTTAAATTACGTCTATGATATGTGGGAGCAATACAAGCAATTCCAACGTTTGCCGTTTTCAATTGACTCTGGCCCGTTAGTGAAAGAAACGCCTGAAAATGTCCATTTTATCCCCTCAAATACGTTCTATTCAAATGGGGGACTGGATGACTTATCTCTCCGAATGAATGATGATTTTGAAAGTTTGCTACCACTTCAACAACTTTTTCATTTTAGCCGAATTGATGAGAGTTACGATTATATTCTTTTTGATTGTCCACCTAGCAATAATATGATTACACAAGGTGCGTTTTTATTGTCGGATTACTATATTATCCCTACAATTTTCCAAACACTCAGTACTCGGGGAGTTGTTCATTATATTAAAACGGTTGAAAAAATATTTGAACAAAAGTGTGGCACTAGCGAGTACAGGTTGTTGGCGAGATCTTTATTTGGTGAGAAACCACGCTTACTAGGCATCTTTGAAACATTGAAAAAGCATTCGGTAGAAAACAGACCTTTAATAAATGATCTAGTTAGCGACTTAAAAAAGTCAGAAATTAAAACCCTATTATTTACTGAAACGAAAGAAACTTATATTTTTGATACGATTATCTTCCACTATGAAGGAATCGCCAGAGCTACAGCTCTTGGTGAAAAACGAAACGATTATAAGACGTTGACAGATGAAATTCTTGATTGCATTGAATTGAATGTATAG